A DNA window from Streptomyces parvus contains the following coding sequences:
- the pabB gene encoding aminodeoxychorismate synthase component I — MRILLVDNYDSYSYNLLQLIASVTGTEPDVVSNDDPVLLSPDLAGYDALVVSPGPGHPGVPGDFGHLTGLLARSRLPILGVCLGHQGLALAGEARVERAWEPRHGWLSPVRHRGRELFAGIPQHFTGVRYHSLAVREPLPPELEATAWAEDGVVMGLRHRSLPRWGVQFHPESACTEHGDRLIANFVRLAGDHAAAHSPHTAVSRPRTFLPTGPALRTGPAGAPPGRAPGRPGVEYRLHHRRLALEPDTEAVFRDLFSDTAHAFWLDSSRAERGRARFSFLGDASGPLAETVRYRAGSQTVAVTGADGATTEVRGSVFDYLRDELERRRIPSCDLPFDFVCGYVGYLGYELRADCGSPLTRPSAADDAGWIFADRLVAVDHERGETHLLCLSRPDPADTARARQWLERTGHTLRGLPRPEAEPVPVRPADSPVRSGDRGADRYLADVQECLAELRAGQSYEVCLTDTLGLSDDPDGLEVHSRLRRINPAPYGAYLRLGDVEAACSSPERFLRVTPGGFVESQPIKGTAPREDDPEADVRAARALAEDVKTRAENLMIVDLLRNDLGRVCEVGSVHVSRMMHVESYATVHQLVSTIRGRLSPAADAVTCVRACFPGGSMTGAPKLRTMEIIDRLEGRPRGLYSGSIGYFGLSGGADLNIVIRTAVRSGGRWSVGAGGAIVLDSDPYAELDEMRLKARAPVRAVLAATAAGPRRREPPKTEGSSAQVPRQAEAPGAGPPPNVSAPVPAHHRM, encoded by the coding sequence ATGCGGATATTACTCGTGGACAACTACGACTCCTACAGCTACAACCTGCTCCAGCTGATCGCCTCGGTCACCGGGACCGAGCCCGATGTGGTGAGCAACGACGACCCGGTACTGCTGAGCCCCGACCTGGCGGGGTACGACGCGCTGGTCGTCTCACCGGGCCCCGGGCACCCGGGCGTCCCCGGCGACTTCGGGCATCTGACCGGACTGCTGGCGCGGTCCCGGCTGCCGATCCTCGGCGTCTGCCTGGGCCACCAGGGGCTCGCGCTCGCCGGTGAGGCCCGGGTCGAGCGGGCGTGGGAACCGCGCCACGGCTGGCTGAGCCCGGTACGCCACCGGGGGCGGGAGCTGTTCGCCGGCATACCGCAGCATTTCACCGGGGTGCGCTACCACTCGCTGGCCGTCCGCGAACCGCTGCCGCCCGAGCTGGAAGCCACCGCCTGGGCGGAGGACGGGGTGGTGATGGGGCTGCGGCACCGGTCCCTGCCGCGCTGGGGGGTGCAGTTCCACCCGGAATCCGCCTGCACGGAGCACGGCGACCGGCTGATCGCCAACTTCGTGCGGCTCGCCGGCGACCACGCCGCCGCCCACTCCCCGCACACGGCCGTCTCCCGTCCCCGCACGTTCCTCCCGACCGGGCCCGCGCTCCGGACCGGACCCGCGGGCGCGCCCCCCGGGCGCGCCCCCGGCCGCCCCGGGGTGGAGTACCGGCTGCACCACCGCCGTCTCGCGCTGGAGCCGGACACCGAAGCGGTCTTCCGCGATCTCTTCTCCGACACGGCGCACGCCTTCTGGCTCGACAGCTCACGCGCGGAACGCGGCCGGGCGCGCTTCTCCTTCCTCGGCGACGCTTCGGGCCCGCTGGCCGAGACCGTCCGCTACCGCGCCGGTTCCCAGACGGTGGCCGTCACCGGCGCCGACGGCGCCACCACCGAGGTCCGCGGCAGCGTCTTCGACTATCTCCGCGACGAGCTGGAGCGACGCCGCATCCCCTCCTGCGATCTGCCGTTCGACTTCGTCTGCGGCTATGTCGGATATCTCGGTTACGAGTTGCGGGCGGACTGCGGGTCCCCGCTCACCCGCCCCTCGGCGGCCGACGACGCGGGCTGGATCTTCGCCGACCGGCTGGTGGCGGTCGACCACGAGCGCGGCGAGACCCATCTGCTCTGCCTCTCCCGCCCCGACCCCGCCGACACCGCACGGGCGCGACAGTGGCTGGAGCGGACCGGGCACACGCTGCGCGGGCTGCCCCGGCCGGAGGCCGAACCGGTGCCGGTTCGGCCCGCCGACTCCCCTGTCCGGTCCGGCGACCGCGGCGCGGACCGCTATCTCGCCGACGTTCAGGAATGCCTGGCGGAATTGCGGGCCGGGCAGAGCTACGAGGTCTGCCTCACCGACACCCTCGGCCTGTCGGACGACCCGGACGGCCTGGAGGTCCACAGCAGGCTGCGCCGCATCAACCCGGCGCCGTACGGGGCGTATCTGCGGCTGGGCGACGTGGAGGCCGCCTGCTCCTCACCCGAGCGCTTTCTGCGCGTCACCCCCGGCGGCTTCGTGGAGTCCCAGCCCATCAAGGGCACCGCGCCCCGGGAGGACGACCCCGAGGCGGACGTCCGCGCAGCCCGGGCCCTCGCCGAGGACGTCAAGACGCGCGCCGAGAACCTGATGATCGTCGATCTGCTCCGCAACGATCTGGGGCGGGTCTGCGAGGTCGGCAGCGTCCACGTCTCCCGGATGATGCACGTGGAGTCCTATGCCACGGTGCACCAGTTGGTCTCGACGATCCGCGGTCGGCTCAGCCCGGCGGCGGACGCGGTGACCTGCGTACGCGCCTGCTTCCCCGGCGGCTCGATGACCGGGGCGCCCAAGCTGCGCACCATGGAGATCATCGATCGCCTGGAGGGCCGGCCGCGTGGGCTGTACTCCGGTTCCATCGGCTATTTCGGCCTGTCGGGGGGCGCCGATCTGAACATCGTCATCCGCACCGCGGTCCGCAGCGGCGGCCGTTGGAGCGTCGGGGCGGGCGGCGCGATCGTGCTGGACTCCGATCCGTACGCCGAGCTGGACGAAATGCGCCTCAAGGCCCGTGCACCCGTACGGGCCGTACTCGCCGCGACGGCGGCCGGGCCCCGACGGCGCGAGCCCCCGAAGACGGAGGGGTCGTCTGCGCAGGTCCCCCGACAGGCCGAGGCTCCCGGCGCGGGTCCCCCACCGAACGTGTCCGCTCCCGTCCCGGCACACCACCGGATGTGA
- a CDS encoding ACP S-malonyltransferase: MTPLPALSTGRYALVFPGAGSHLPSMARRLCRTFPVAVEVLERAEKAVGLDLARLCRAGTARELAPPEISHPAVVATALAGSAALRSHLGERLAPPAFIGGHSLGHFAALVAAESIGFEESLVLVARRARLMAEQSRRRPALMASISGVAPARVAEWCADCPAAAGTAVTGCFNGPRQTVVSGDEAAVRWVAARAAETSTEEDHVHIRELTAGVASHSPLMDPVQEELAPALDALGPAAPTVPVLLNTTGRPSTDPDELGADLLRQLSAPVLWNEAMRAVLDSGVETVVDTGPGQVLAKAAALHPAAVPVALNFMQPLEKVVPLP, encoded by the coding sequence ATGACGCCGCTGCCCGCGCTCTCGACCGGCCGCTACGCGCTGGTGTTCCCCGGCGCCGGCTCCCATCTGCCGTCCATGGCACGGCGGTTGTGCCGTACGTTCCCGGTGGCGGTCGAGGTGCTGGAGCGCGCGGAGAAGGCCGTGGGGCTCGACCTGGCCCGGCTCTGCCGCGCGGGAACGGCGCGTGAGCTGGCGCCCCCGGAGATCTCCCACCCGGCGGTCGTGGCGACCGCGCTGGCCGGCAGCGCCGCGCTCCGCTCCCACCTGGGCGAGCGGCTGGCCCCGCCCGCCTTCATCGGCGGCCACAGCCTGGGCCACTTCGCGGCGCTTGTCGCGGCCGAGTCGATCGGTTTCGAGGAGTCGCTGGTCCTGGTGGCCCGCCGCGCCCGGCTGATGGCGGAGCAGTCGCGCCGCCGCCCGGCGCTGATGGCCTCGATCAGCGGCGTCGCACCGGCGCGGGTGGCCGAGTGGTGCGCGGACTGCCCGGCCGCCGCGGGAACGGCCGTCACCGGCTGCTTCAACGGGCCGCGGCAGACCGTGGTCTCCGGCGACGAGGCCGCGGTGCGCTGGGTGGCCGCGCGGGCCGCCGAGACGTCCACCGAGGAGGACCACGTGCACATAAGGGAGTTGACCGCCGGGGTGGCCTCCCACTCGCCGCTGATGGACCCGGTGCAGGAAGAACTGGCCCCTGCGCTCGACGCGCTCGGACCGGCCGCGCCGACCGTGCCGGTACTTCTCAACACCACGGGCCGGCCGAGCACGGACCCCGACGAGCTCGGCGCCGACCTGCTGCGGCAGCTCTCCGCCCCGGTGCTCTGGAACGAGGCGATGCGAGCTGTTCTGGACTCCGGTGTGGAGACCGTCGTGGACACCGGGCCGGGGCAGGTGCTGGCGAAGGCCGCCGCACTCCATCCGGCGGCCGTCCCGGTCGCGCTGAACTTCATGCAGCCGCTCGAAAAAGTGGTGCCGCTGCCGTGA
- a CDS encoding Trm112 family protein, with translation MIESLLLDILACPVCKIRLGPDAAGTTLTCLDAECGRTYRVVDGIPLLLVSDELEETSLAG, from the coding sequence ATGATCGAAAGCCTTCTGCTGGACATCCTCGCCTGCCCCGTCTGCAAGATCCGACTCGGCCCCGACGCGGCGGGCACCACGCTGACCTGCCTGGACGCCGAGTGCGGTCGCACTTACCGGGTGGTCGACGGCATCCCGCTGCTCCTGGTCAGCGACGAACTCGAAGAAACCTCACTGGCCGGCTGA
- a CDS encoding SDR family NAD(P)-dependent oxidoreductase translates to MPTGAGTSRAIPRRSALVFGGSRGIGLATARALAEQGHRVTVASRGGGAPEGLGGVRCDVTETADVDRAFETTERRQGPVEIVICNVGVREDNLLLRSETAAFQRVVDTNLTGSWRVLRRAAPALVDGGWGRVVLVSSVAAVLGVAGQANYAASKAALAGLGRTAARELGPHGVTCNVVLPGFVRTALTADVPAPRRARIVDGSALGRAAEPEEVAAVIAFLASEAAGYVTGAVVPVDGGLAMGV, encoded by the coding sequence GTGCCCACAGGGGCCGGCACCTCCCGTGCCATCCCCCGGCGTTCGGCTCTGGTCTTCGGCGGCAGCCGAGGCATCGGACTGGCCACCGCCCGTGCGCTGGCCGAGCAGGGCCACCGGGTGACCGTCGCCTCACGCGGCGGCGGCGCGCCCGAGGGCCTGGGCGGGGTTCGCTGCGACGTGACCGAAACGGCGGACGTGGACCGCGCGTTCGAGACCACCGAGCGGCGTCAGGGACCGGTCGAGATCGTGATCTGCAACGTCGGCGTACGTGAGGACAACCTCCTCCTCCGCTCCGAGACCGCGGCCTTCCAGCGCGTCGTCGACACCAATCTGACCGGCAGCTGGCGCGTCCTGCGACGGGCCGCGCCCGCTCTGGTCGACGGCGGATGGGGCCGGGTGGTGCTGGTCTCCTCGGTCGCCGCCGTGCTCGGCGTGGCGGGACAGGCCAACTACGCGGCTTCCAAGGCCGCCCTGGCCGGGCTGGGCCGGACGGCCGCCCGTGAGCTGGGGCCGCACGGCGTGACCTGCAACGTCGTGCTGCCCGGCTTTGTGCGCACCGCGCTCACCGCGGATGTGCCCGCGCCGCGGCGCGCCCGGATCGTCGACGGCAGCGCGCTGGGCCGGGCCGCCGAACCGGAGGAGGTCGCCGCGGTCATCGCTTTCCTCGCCTCCGAGGCGGCCGGCTATGTGACGGGCGCGGTGGTCCCCGTCGACGGAGGTCTGGCCATGGGCGTATGA
- a CDS encoding fatty acid--CoA ligase family protein gives MTTADRRTTWDTASTAPPDLLELLERRARQDGDRAALEHASAVLSWGALYESVQLARPAYTAPTGGRTRVGLLARNHPGTAVALLALLANAAEVVLYDARATEAERDQVAELGDLGRWYDASAAGAPGGAAVPSRPDASWGDLADRAGAPAYIGLVTSGTGGLPKVVRKSWPVTLANSADFAASAGFTREDRILCTTPLHHAYAFGAALLPALLTGATLVLAPHPPAPAALARALRESGATAMQSVPFLYRALLECDERLEASGLRLCLSAGEPLPRELARAWRERVGVPLRDQYGATEFGQIAFAADDPDGPMRLMPGLTARLSDENGTWLTDPGPDTTGDIHLRQEGAEVAYWGLRDLGPAALREGWFRTGDTGRLPGPGLVEVEGRTDRRITVAGRKVDPDEVERAISSMAGVSECRVRPTPPAPGRTGDSFVAFVAAEPTVTEIALRRHLARLLSSYKVPTRFHLTERLPRTGSGKVHMARLWQEAGV, from the coding sequence TCGACCGCTCCGCCGGATCTGCTGGAGCTGCTGGAGCGGCGCGCCCGGCAGGACGGCGATCGGGCGGCGCTGGAGCACGCGAGCGCCGTCCTGTCCTGGGGCGCGCTGTACGAGAGTGTCCAGCTCGCCCGACCCGCCTACACGGCACCCACCGGTGGGCGGACCAGAGTCGGCCTGCTCGCCCGCAACCACCCCGGGACCGCGGTCGCGCTGCTCGCGCTGCTGGCCAACGCCGCGGAGGTCGTGCTCTACGACGCCCGCGCCACCGAGGCCGAACGGGACCAGGTCGCCGAGCTGGGCGACCTCGGGCGTTGGTACGACGCTTCAGCCGCCGGCGCACCCGGGGGAGCCGCCGTCCCCTCTCGTCCGGACGCCTCCTGGGGCGACCTCGCCGACCGTGCCGGAGCGCCCGCGTACATCGGGCTGGTCACCTCGGGCACCGGCGGACTGCCCAAGGTGGTGCGCAAGAGCTGGCCGGTCACGCTGGCCAACTCCGCCGACTTCGCCGCGAGCGCCGGATTCACCCGCGAGGACCGGATCCTGTGCACCACACCGCTGCACCACGCGTACGCCTTCGGCGCCGCGCTGCTGCCCGCGCTGCTGACCGGTGCCACCCTGGTGCTGGCCCCCCACCCGCCCGCACCGGCCGCTCTGGCCCGTGCCCTGCGGGAGAGCGGCGCCACCGCGATGCAGAGCGTGCCCTTCCTCTACCGGGCCCTGCTGGAGTGCGACGAGCGGCTGGAGGCATCCGGTCTTCGGCTCTGCCTCTCGGCCGGCGAGCCGCTTCCGCGCGAGCTGGCCCGCGCCTGGCGGGAACGCGTGGGCGTTCCGTTGCGTGACCAGTACGGGGCGACCGAGTTCGGCCAGATCGCCTTCGCCGCGGACGACCCCGACGGACCGATGCGGTTGATGCCCGGCCTCACGGCCCGCCTTTCGGACGAGAACGGCACCTGGCTCACCGACCCCGGCCCGGACACCACCGGCGATATCCACCTGCGCCAGGAGGGGGCCGAGGTCGCCTACTGGGGGCTGCGCGATCTCGGCCCGGCGGCCCTGCGCGAGGGCTGGTTCCGTACCGGTGACACCGGCCGCCTGCCCGGCCCCGGGCTGGTGGAGGTGGAGGGGCGCACCGACCGCCGTATCACGGTGGCCGGCCGCAAGGTCGACCCGGACGAGGTCGAGCGGGCCATCTCCTCGATGGCCGGAGTCAGCGAGTGCCGGGTGAGACCAACGCCCCCGGCGCCGGGACGAACCGGTGACTCCTTCGTCGCCTTCGTCGCGGCCGAGCCGACCGTCACCGAGATCGCACTGCGGCGCCATCTCGCCCGGCTGCTCTCCTCGTACAAGGTGCCCACCCGCTTCCATCTGACCGAGCGGCTGCCCCGGACCGGTTCGGGCAAGGTGCACATGGCCAGGCTGTGGCAGGAGGCGGGCGTATGA